TGCTTCATTTCCTACTGCAAGTACTGGGCGGTCCAAACCTGCGCGGCAGACGGCAAGTCTTTTGGAAAGTGTGAGGAGCAGGATCCTCCTGCCGAGTGCAAGGCGGTCGCCAAAGACAAGAAGTACTCGAAGGCCCTGGAGGAGTGCTGCCTGGCAGCCGGCTACTGTTGTTTGGATGCCTTCGATCTGGATGACGACGGCAACACGCAGGAGATGATTGGACAGTGCGAAGACGTACTCTGCTCCTCGTGACGCTGAGCTTCGCCACAGTGAGCATCGCGTCGGCCAGCCACGCGGCACCTTGCGGTCGCCCTGACCTGATCGATACCGTGCCGCCTGATGGGGCTGCGGCAGTCCCCCTCAACGCCAAGCTGTTCGCCCGCTACGCCACGATCGCCGAGTACTTGAACGAAGACATCGTCTTCACTCCCGACGGTGAGGCGCCCATCACCGTCAAGGGAGTTTTCGATTCCACGGAGGGGCTGCTCAGCATCGAACCGCCCGTCGCACTGTCTAGTGGCGCGCGCTACAAGATCAGCTGGCCTCGACTGCGCGGCATCAGCACTGCGAGCTTGGGTCGCGGGGCTGAAGTCGAATTCACGGCAGGCGCTGGGACCGACGACGAGCCCCCGAGCTTCGTCGGCATCGACAGTGTGGATTGGGATGTCACGCGAGATCAGGACGACTGCACCGATCGCTTGGAGCAGCGCTACGTGTTTGATCTAAGACTCGGCCCGGCCAGCGACGACGGGGGGCGCGACTCGTTGCTGTTGGTGGTGTTCCAAACCAAAGGCCCCGGATTGACTGCACCGAAACCCGTGTCCGTGAGTCGGCTGCCAGCGAGTGGCACACCGCTCGTCTTCAAACAGACCGTAGCTCGCGGTGCTGGCGAGGTCTGCTTTGCAGCACTGGTTCGAGACCTCACTGGCAAGACGTCCGCCAGCGCGGCGCGAGAGACGTGCACGGAAACCGTCGAGCCGCCCTTCTTCGAGGGATGCTCGATGCGCGGGCACGGCTCCCCCAGCCCTTGGTGGCTGCTCGGGCTCGCGACTCTGGCGGCCCGCTGCGTACGGCGACGAAGATGGCACGACTGATTGGACTCTCCGCCGCGCTCATGATCGCCACCTGCTCGCGACTCACACTCGCACAAGCACCGGCTTCGCCAGGAGCTCCCGCGCAGCCGAGCGTCACGCAATCACCACCCGCGCCAATGCCCCAAGCCGCTCCAACGCCGCCAGCAGGGCCAACGCCACAAGCGGCGCCAATGCCCCAGGCCGTCCCAACGCCGCAAGCGGCGCCACTTCCTCAAGCCGCTCCAGTGCCAGAAGCGTCGTCGCCGTCTGCAGTCATGCCGGCCCCGCGCATCGCCGTCTTCGACGTGCTGGCAACGGGCGCGGATCCGCGTTTGGCGCGGGACCTGACGCTCGCGTTGCGAGGTGCAGCCGAGCGTCGAGGTTACGCGCCAATTCCCGAAGTCGAAGTGAGGAACAACCCGGCGCTCACCACGCAGTCGGGAGATCTCTCGCCTCCCGCGGCGCGGCGGCTGGTGCGCGCGCTGAACTGCCAACGAGGCGTGTTCGCTAGCGTGGGCGTCGCTCCCGGAAAGTACACGCTGCGGCTGGTCGTCGTCGACGCCGAGGGCGAGTTGGACGAGGCGAAGGACGCTGCGACTCCCGAAGCGGTCTTTGCGACGGCAACAAAACTGTTCGATGACCTGGTGCCCGTGCCGCCCAGACCTGAGCCTCGGACGCCTTCGCAGTCCACACCCCAGGAGACTCGATTCCCAGATCTGTGGTTAGCGTTTGGAACCGAGGGTGCATTGGGCCTATCCGGCGCTGGTTTCTACAATCATCTCGTCCACGGCCGAGCAAGCTTGCGTCACGGGCACACGTCGCTTGGAGTCGAACTGGCGTACGCGAACCTGAAGGGACGCGAGGGCCGCGCACACAACGTGCTTCCCTCGGTCGTCCTGGAGCACGCGCTCGATCTCGGCGCAGGGTGGGCGCTGCCCCTGTCCGCGTCGCCAGGCTACTTGCCCAACAACGGTCCGGTCTTTCAGGCCGGCGCTGGAGTCAGCTACGCGTTCGACCCCTCGACCGAGCTGTCGCTCCTGGCGCTCGCCCCCACCGCCTGGATCACCAAAGACCAGGTCGTCTATAGCCTGGACGTGGGAGCGGAACTGCGTTTCGGGCTGTAGGTTTCCGCCGTCAACGGATTGTATGCAACAATCCGACATGAACCTACACGTAACCCTTGACGGCCGGCGGTTCGAACGGTAGCCCTGCCCAGCTTTTCGGGAGGAAACCATGAAGTTCAGGAACATCGGGGTCACAGCAGTCTTTGGTCTCGCGTGCGTCATGAGTGCGTGTGCGTCCGAGTCGGACAGCCCACTCGGCACGGGTGGTTCCGGGAACTTCGGGACGGGAGCTTTCGTCGGTAGTGGCGGCTTCGGCACGGGCGGCTTCGGCACCGGCGGTTTCGGCACGGGCGGCTTCGGAACCGGCGGCGGCGTCGCGACCGGCGGGTTCGGCGCGGGTGGTGTCGGCACCGGTGGACTTGGCACTGGCGGCGTCGCAACTGGCGGAGCGAGCGGTGCTGGCACTGGCGGCGTGAGCACTGGTGGCGTCGGAACCGGCGGTGTGAGCACCGGCGGGACCAGCGGCAGCGGGGGCGCGAGCGCGGGTAGCTGCGTCGGCAACTGCGGCTTCGATGACAACATGCTTTGCTACTGCGACAGCAGCTGCAAGACCTTTGGTGACTGCTGCTCTGACTTCGACGCCGTGTGTGGAGGCACCGGCGGCTCGGGGACCGGCGGCGCCGGAACTGGCGGTGTGGGTACTGGTGGCGTCGGAACCGGCGGCGTGGGTACTGGTGGCGTCGGAACCGGCGGTGTCGGAACCGGCGGCGTGGGTACTGGCGGAGCCGGCACGGGTGGTGCGGGCACTGGCGGCGTGACGGGCAACTGCCAGAACGCCGAAGAGTGCGCGAACCCCGCGACGATGGTGTGCAGCCCCACCACGCAGAAGTGCACAGCCGGCGAGTGCACCGCGCAGACGACGTGCCCGAATAATCAGGCGTGTTTGGCTCAAGTTGCGAGCGCCGTGGTTGGTGCCTGCTATCCGCCGTGCACCCCCTACGCATCGAGCACCGGCTGCACGAGCGGCTCGGACTGCGTTCCGTATCTCTTCGACGCCAGCGAGGGTGCGTGTTTCAAGCAGGGCACGACCGCCGACGGTGCACAGTGCACGGATACGGACTTGGGCACCGGCTGCGTCAAGGATAGCCTTTGCGTCCGCGACGCTGGCGTTCGGGTTTGCCGACGTCAGTGCAACTTCTTCGCTTCCAGCCCCGCTTGCGTTGCCAGCCAACGCTGCGCCCTCGGCGGAGTCTGCATTGCTGAAGGCGGCGACTCGGCCGCTATCGGCGCCGCTTGCTCGGTCTCGAGCATTGCGGGCGAAATCTGTGGCAACGACGGCAAAGCGTGGCGCGGAACCTGCCAGGACGTGGGAAGCGGGCTGCGCTGCTACAAAGTCTGCCGAACCAGCACGGCATCGGACTGCAGCGCTGGTCAAACCTGCTCGCCGTTCCAGGGAGACAACACCGCCGGCGTCTGTTTCTGAGCGCTTGGCGTGTCGTTTGAGCCAAACGCCCGGTCGTCGAGGCCGGGCGTTGCTCATTTTGTCACGGGGTTCAGAAAGGCCGCGGGTTGCCCCCACAGACGGGGATCCAGGTCGTCAGGACTGCCTTCGGTTTGGTGACTGGAACTTGGTTGCCGGCTAGAATGCCAGATTCCCATGAGTGACACCCCGCCCGAACGAGTCTGGAGCACGGGCGAGGTCATCGCCGGCAAGTACGTGGTGGAGGGCGTCATCGGTGA
The nucleotide sequence above comes from Polyangiaceae bacterium. Encoded proteins:
- a CDS encoding Ig-like domain-containing protein gives rise to the protein MRRRTLLLVTLSFATVSIASASHAAPCGRPDLIDTVPPDGAAAVPLNAKLFARYATIAEYLNEDIVFTPDGEAPITVKGVFDSTEGLLSIEPPVALSSGARYKISWPRLRGISTASLGRGAEVEFTAGAGTDDEPPSFVGIDSVDWDVTRDQDDCTDRLEQRYVFDLRLGPASDDGGRDSLLLVVFQTKGPGLTAPKPVSVSRLPASGTPLVFKQTVARGAGEVCFAALVRDLTGKTSASAARETCTETVEPPFFEGCSMRGHGSPSPWWLLGLATLAARCVRRRRWHD